A section of the Pseudophryne corroboree isolate aPseCor3 chromosome 11, aPseCor3.hap2, whole genome shotgun sequence genome encodes:
- the TUBB3 gene encoding tubulin beta-3 chain has protein sequence MREIVHIQAGQCGNQIGAKFWEVISDEHGIDPTGNYVGDSDLQLERISVYYNEASSHKYVPRAILVDLEPGTMDSVRSGAFGHLFRPDNFIFGQSGAGNNWAKGHYTEGAELVDSVLDVVRKECENCDCLQGFQLTHSLGGGTGSGMGTLLISKVREEYPDRIMNTFSVVPSPKVSDTVVEPYNATLSIHQLVENTDETYCIDNEALYDICFRTLKLATPTYGDLNHLVSATMSGVTTSLRFPGQLNADLRKLAVNMVPFPRLHFFMPGFAPLTARGSQQYRALTVPELTQQMFDAKNMMAACDPRHGRYLTVATVFRGRMSMKEVDEQMLAIQSKNSSYFVEWIPNNVKVAVCDIPPRGLKMSSTFIGNSTAIQELFKRISEQFTAMFRRKAFLHWYTGEGMDEMEFTEAESNMNDLVSEYQQYQDATAEEEGEMYEDDEEESEAQGK, from the exons ATGAGGGAGATTGTGCACATCCAGGCCGGCCAGTGCGGCAACCAGATCGGGGCCAAG TTTTGGGAAGTGATCAGCGATGAACATGGCATTGACCCTACTGGAAACTATGTTGGCGACTCGGACCTGCAGCTGGAGAGGATTAGTGTATATTACAATGAGGCTTCCT CACACAAGTACGTACCTCGAGCCATCTTAGTGGATCTGGAGCCGGGGACAATGGACAGTGTCCGCTCCGGAGCCTTTGGACATCTTTTCAGACCAGATAACTTCATTTTTG GACAAAGTGGTGCCGGCAACAACTGGGCGAAGGGTCACTACACCGAAGGGGCTGAACTGGTGGACTCCGTGTTGGATGTGGTGAGGAAGGAATGTGAAAACTGCGACTGTCTACAAGGCTTCCAGCTCACACATTCTCTTGGCGGGGGGACCGGATCTGGCATGGGCACCTTACTCATCAGTAAGGTCAGGGAGGAGTATCCTGACCGTATCATGAACACTTTTAGCGTAGTCCCCTCCCCAAAGGTATCCGACACAGTAGTTGAACCGTACAACGCAACGTTGTCTATCCATCAATTGGTGGAAAACACAGATGAGACCTACTGCATTGACAATGAAGCTTTATATGACATCTGCTTCCGCACCCTCAAACTAGCCACTCCAACATACGGAGACCTCAACCatctagtcagtgccacaatgagtGGGGTGACCACTTCTCTTAGGTTCCCCGGACAACTCAATGCTGACCTGCGCAAACTGGCAGTCAACATGGTCCCCTTCCCTCGTCTTCATTTCTTCATGCCAGGCTTTGCCCCCTTGACTGCCCGTGGCAGCCAGCAGTACAGGGCGCTGACTGTACCTGAACTCACTCAACAGATGTTTGACGCCAAGAACATGATGGCAGCCTGCGATCCCCGCCACGGGCGCTATCTGACAGTGGCCACCGTCTTCCGCGGGCGCATGTCAATGAAGGAGGTGGACGAGCAGATGCTGGCCATCCAGAGCAAGAACAGCAGCTACTTTGTGGAATGGATCCCCAACAATGTGAAGGTCGCCGTCTGTGACATCCCGCCCCGTGGTCTCAAGATGTCCTCCACCTTTATAGGCAACAGCACggccatccaagagctgtttaaacGCATCTCCGAGCAGTTCACTGCCATGTTCCGACGCAAGGCTTTCTTGCACTGGTACACGGGAGAGGGCATGGACGAAATGGAATTCACAGAGGCTGAGAGCAACATGAACGACCTGGTATCTGAGTACCAACAGTATCAGGATGCAACCGCCGAGGAAGAGGGTGAGATGTACGAAGACGACGAAGAGGAGTCAGAAGCTCAGGGGAAGTAA